The Larus michahellis chromosome 2, bLarMic1.1, whole genome shotgun sequence genome window below encodes:
- the CCR9 gene encoding C-C chemokine receptor type 9, whose translation MEVASVVTQPGKTNLDYYRNDSAGMSLYGNPVNDTDFMCDKRQVRQFARAFLPVCFWLIFSVGTVGNALVVLVYCKYRFRRSTVDRYLLHLAIADLLLLFTLPFWAKAASDGWIFKNFMCKVVNSMYKINFYGCSLFLTCISFDRYITIVQAMKAKTSKRRRLLRSKLMCLAVWLTSVSLCIPEIVYSQSTRVGDVTVCKITYPPNISAVFRVTVLALKVTIGFFLPLFVMVICYALIINTLLQAKRSQKQKSLKIITMIITAFLVSQLPYNILLLVKAINTYTRVAYSCQAADRLDVGLQVTQSIAFLHSCLNPFLYVFAGERFRTALGRVMWRGGCCQSGGQEQCSSACDSQEHSSNWSFAMLGRRQVRNSLTLSTHLSSSLTPPPCQVLL comes from the exons ATGGAAGTTGCAAGCGTA GTCACCCAGCCTGGCAAGACCAACCTGGATTACTACAGGAATGACAGCGCAGGGATGTCCCTGTATGGGAACCCGGTGAACGACACAGACTTCATGTGTGACAAGAGGCAGGTCAGGCAGTTTGCTCGAGCCTTCCTGCCGGTGTGTTTCTGGCTCATCTTCTCTGTGGGCACGGTCGGAAACGCCTTGGTCGTGCTTGTCTATTGCAAATACCGCTTCAGGAGGAGCACGGTGGACCGGTACCTGCTGCACCTGGCCATCGCGGACCTGCTCCTTCTCTTCACCCTTCCTTTCTGGGCCAAGGCCGCCTCCGATGGCTGGATCTTCAAGAACTTCATGTGCAAAGTCGTCAACAGTATGTATAAGATCAACTTCTACGGCTGTAGCTTGTTTCTAACCTGCATCAGTTTTGACCGGTACATCACTATTGTCCAAGCGATGAAAGCTAAAACTTCCAAGCGAAGGCGGCTCCTGCGCAGCAAACTCATGTGCTTGGCTGTCTGGCTGACGTCCGTCAGCCTGTGCATCCCAGAGATCGTGTACAGCCAAAGCACGCGGGTGGGCGACGTAACAGTTTGCAAAATTACGTACCCACCAAACATCAGCGCAGTCTTCAGAGTTACTGTCCTGGCCTTGAAAGTCACAATCGGATTCTTCCTCCCACTCTTTGTCATGGTTATTTGTTATGCCCTTATCATCAACACCCTCCTGCAAGCCAAAAGATCCCAAAAGCAGAAGTCCCTGAAGATCATCACCATGATCATCACTGCTTTCCTCGTCTCTCAGCTCCCGTACAACATTCTTTTGCTGGTCAAAGCCATCAACACCTACACCAGGGTGGCCTACAGCTGTCAGGCTGCCGACCGGCTGGACGTCGGGCTGCAGGTCACCCAGAGCATTGCCTTCCTCCACAGCTGCCTCAACCCATTCCTCTACGTCTTTGCTGGGGAGCGGTTCAGGACGGCGCTGGGCAGGGTGATGTGGAGAGGTGGCTGCTGCCAGAGCGGGGGCCAAGAGCAGTGCTCCTCTGCCTGCGACAGCCAGGAGCACAGCTCAAACTGGTCCTTTGCCATGCTGGGCAGGCGGCAGGTGAGGAACTCGCTGACCCTCAGCACCCATTTGTCCTCCTCGCTTACCCCCCCGCCTTGCCAAGTCCTCTTGTAA